One segment of Niveibacterium microcysteis DNA contains the following:
- a CDS encoding ABC transporter ATP-binding protein: MSLAALVAAFVRRHWRAYSASAVMLAGIAILTVWVPRRVAAIIDRLVHGQVTPSALLGEFAILVAMGLTIYVLRVGWRLALFSAAYQLGVELRTKLYRQFTLQGARFFQGSRTGDLMARATNDIDAVELTVGEALLAGFDGTMTLILVVAMMTLGIDWRLGLAALLPFPFMAFAFWRISRHVHHAWRDSLARFGKLNDHVQETLAGVRTVRALGLEARSSAHFAELTAAAAKAGDTAQRWEAAYEPAVGLALSAASALTLSLGGWLVWQGELTIGLLTGFSMYLGQLIWPMFAAGHVLSLIERGRAAWERLQPVLEAAPEMPDHGTLAAPAGDAALELTEVTYRFPGQTAPALDAVNLRLEAGHTLGLVGATGAGKSTLIRLLLRQDVAESGELRWGGRPLADYSLDALRAAMAWVPQEAFLFSASIADNIALAKPDASRTEIEQAARLAAIHDDILRLPKGYETPVGERGVSLSGGQRQRVAIARALLSDAPILLLDDALSAVDTETETRILSHLRDARRGRTVIIVSHRLSAVMDAEHTLVLRHGRVIEAGTHAELLERNGWYASQWRYQQLEASLDAA, encoded by the coding sequence ATGAGTCTCGCAGCCCTCGTAGCCGCCTTCGTGCGCCGCCACTGGCGCGCCTATTCCGCTTCTGCCGTGATGCTGGCCGGCATCGCGATCCTGACCGTGTGGGTGCCTCGCCGCGTCGCGGCGATCATCGACCGGCTGGTGCATGGTCAGGTCACGCCGAGCGCGCTGCTGGGCGAGTTCGCGATCCTCGTCGCGATGGGGCTGACGATTTACGTGCTGCGGGTGGGTTGGCGGCTGGCGCTGTTCTCCGCCGCCTACCAGCTCGGTGTCGAGCTGCGCACCAAGCTCTACCGGCAGTTCACGCTGCAGGGCGCGCGTTTCTTCCAGGGCAGCCGCACCGGCGACCTGATGGCGCGGGCGACCAACGACATCGACGCGGTGGAACTCACCGTTGGTGAAGCGCTGCTCGCGGGCTTCGACGGCACGATGACGCTGATCCTGGTGGTCGCGATGATGACGCTGGGCATCGACTGGCGATTGGGCCTTGCTGCCTTGTTGCCGTTCCCCTTCATGGCCTTCGCGTTCTGGCGCATCTCGCGCCATGTGCACCATGCATGGCGCGATTCGCTCGCCCGCTTCGGCAAGCTCAACGACCATGTGCAGGAAACGCTGGCCGGGGTGCGCACGGTGCGCGCGCTGGGTCTGGAGGCGCGCAGCAGCGCGCATTTCGCCGAACTCACAGCGGCTGCTGCAAAGGCCGGCGACACCGCGCAGCGCTGGGAGGCGGCCTACGAACCGGCGGTCGGCCTCGCCTTGTCAGCCGCCAGCGCGCTGACGCTGTCGCTGGGCGGCTGGCTGGTGTGGCAGGGCGAGCTGACGATCGGCCTGCTGACCGGTTTTTCGATGTATCTCGGGCAACTGATCTGGCCGATGTTCGCGGCGGGCCATGTGCTGTCGCTGATCGAGCGGGGCCGTGCCGCCTGGGAGCGCCTGCAGCCGGTGCTCGAAGCCGCGCCGGAGATGCCGGACCACGGCACGCTGGCAGCGCCCGCCGGTGATGCGGCGCTGGAATTGACCGAGGTGACCTACCGCTTCCCGGGGCAGACGGCTCCGGCGCTCGACGCCGTCAATCTGCGGCTTGAAGCCGGCCATACCCTCGGTCTCGTAGGCGCCACCGGCGCCGGCAAATCAACGCTGATCCGCTTGCTGCTGCGTCAGGACGTGGCCGAATCGGGTGAGTTGCGCTGGGGCGGCCGGCCGCTCGCCGACTATTCGCTCGATGCGCTGCGTGCCGCGATGGCCTGGGTGCCGCAGGAGGCCTTCCTGTTCTCGGCGTCGATTGCCGACAACATCGCACTCGCCAAACCGGATGCGAGTCGCACCGAGATCGAGCAGGCCGCGCGGCTGGCGGCGATCCACGACGATATCCTGCGCCTGCCCAAGGGCTACGAAACACCGGTCGGCGAGCGTGGCGTGTCGCTCTCCGGCGGGCAGCGCCAGCGGGTGGCGATTGCGCGCGCGCTGCTGTCGGACGCGCCGATCCTGCTGCTCGATGACGCGCTCTCGGCGGTCGACACCGAAACCGAGACGCGCATCCTGAGCCACCTGCGCGACGCGCGCCGCGGCCGCACGGTGATCATCGTCAGCCACCGGCTCTCGGCGGTGATGGATGCCGAACACACGCTGGTGCTGCGCCATGGGCGCGTCATCGAAGCC
- a CDS encoding DUF642 domain-containing protein, with product MTLTPKQVVRAALVGVATFALIGSAAAAPINLIENGSFEDVKQANGTWSIYTKNFAGWQVNRTYGVELRNNVAGTAFDGVNFVELDTTANSWISQTFDTTVGQTYKVSFYFSPRTGVAADSNDITALINGASALTASGSGVGASGNVWKQYSFNFVAAGDLSTLGFKAGGISNSYGGSLDNVSVTAVPEPASWATMLVGLVGLGAITRRRLS from the coding sequence ATGACGCTAACCCCCAAGCAAGTTGTCCGCGCCGCGCTCGTCGGTGTGGCGACCTTTGCACTGATCGGTTCGGCCGCTGCTGCGCCGATCAACCTGATCGAAAACGGCAGTTTCGAAGATGTCAAACAAGCCAACGGGACTTGGAGCATCTACACGAAGAACTTCGCCGGCTGGCAGGTCAACCGGACCTACGGCGTTGAGCTGCGCAACAACGTTGCCGGCACTGCGTTCGACGGCGTGAACTTCGTTGAACTGGATACCACCGCGAATTCCTGGATTTCGCAAACCTTCGATACCACCGTTGGCCAAACCTACAAGGTGTCGTTCTACTTCTCGCCGCGTACTGGTGTGGCAGCAGATTCGAATGACATCACCGCGCTGATCAACGGTGCTTCGGCACTGACCGCGTCGGGTAGCGGCGTTGGCGCCTCCGGTAACGTGTGGAAGCAATACAGCTTCAATTTCGTCGCAGCCGGCGACCTGTCCACGCTGGGTTTCAAGGCGGGCGGGATCAGCAACAGCTACGGTGGTTCGCTCGACAATGTCAGCGTGACCGCCGTGCCGGAACCTGCCTCGTGGGCAACCATGCTGGTCGGTCTCGTCGGCCTGGGCGCGATCACGCGCCGCCGCCTGAGCTGA
- a CDS encoding DUF642 domain-containing protein produces MTKSPLRLALAGLAACASIGSASAATNLITNGSFESVSQQAGTWTIYNKLSGWQVDTNGVEVRNNVYGKAYDGANFVELDTKKNSSISQSFATVVGQQYSVSFYYSPRMQVPLNSNDIIVSLNGVTKLTATGSGQHQTGNVWKEYGFDFVATGTSSTLTFAAGGVSNSYGGSLDKVSVSAVPEPASWATMLVGLVGLGAITRRRLR; encoded by the coding sequence ATGACGAAATCCCCCCTGCGTCTCGCGCTAGCTGGTCTGGCCGCTTGCGCATCGATCGGCTCCGCAAGTGCGGCGACCAACCTGATCACCAACGGCAGCTTTGAGAGTGTCAGCCAGCAGGCCGGTACATGGACGATCTACAACAAGCTCTCGGGTTGGCAGGTCGATACCAACGGGGTCGAGGTGCGCAACAACGTCTATGGCAAGGCCTACGATGGCGCCAACTTCGTTGAGCTGGATACGAAGAAGAACTCATCGATCTCGCAATCCTTCGCCACTGTCGTTGGCCAGCAATACAGCGTCTCGTTCTACTACTCGCCACGCATGCAGGTGCCGCTGAACTCGAACGACATCATCGTGTCGCTCAACGGCGTGACGAAGCTGACGGCGACTGGCAGCGGCCAGCACCAGACCGGGAACGTCTGGAAGGAATATGGCTTTGACTTCGTCGCCACCGGCACGTCGTCCACGCTGACGTTCGCCGCTGGCGGCGTCAGCAACAGCTACGGTGGTTCGCTCGACAAGGTCAGCGTGAGCGCGGTGCCCGAGCCCGCCTCGTGGGCGACCATGCTGGTCGGCTTGGTCGGCCTCGGCGCGATCACCCGCCGCCGCCTGCGCTGA